One uncultured Draconibacterium sp. genomic window, ACACTAGAACGCTATAGCTCATTCCATCAGGCATTCGTAGTTTCCCGTTCTCAAAAGTCATTCTGCTCAAAAAAGCTCTTTCTCCACACTCATCTCCTGCATATCCTATGGGTCTTATATTTGTTTTGTCGCCCAAAAGATGGAGGTAACAAATATCGCCTACAAACAGTCCTCTTTGCAACATGAGCTGACAACGAGTAAGATAATCGATCCACTCTTTCCCACCATGATTCCACCATGTTTGACCAGGTGAGAATTGTGTTCCCCATTTCCCGAAGGTCATACCTGGCGTTACGTTTGGCCATGGATTTTGCGCTGCCGCATGGAGCATAAGTTGGTTTACACCCTGGCAAAAAGCACGATCGCCTGCTGCCTTAAGTTCATAGGGACCATCCTGCCATGCAGATAGAGGCCAACAGGTAAACGCTTCAGCATAAACAACTTGCTTTCCCAAAGTATGTGCCGCCGAAGCTACTGGTTGTACGGTATTCCATCCCCAATTTGGTCTAGTCCAGAATTCGCAGGCGAGCTGACTTTCGCCTCCACTGCAACTTTGCGTATCAAATGGACCGGTGTAGGGCTCAACCAATAAATTCATTCCGGGAGTTTCACGAGCCAATTTATCCATGTATTGATAATAATTGTCTGCAAAAAGGTCAGAAATCGTTTTCTTCCAATCGTATTTAAAACGGTTAGAGAGCGATTTACTTTCTATCGTTTTGCCGGCAAGTACCGGCATCCACTTAAGTAGGTCGTAACCCCGCAACTTTTTAAAATCGATCAACATCTCAGGAGTCCAATCCTGTGATCCTGCCTCATAACTGTCTATCTCAATCTGCGTAAAAGTTGTGCCAGCATTTTTTCCTGCCAATTCGATAAGTTGAGTAGGATAACCCGACCAATATTTTTTGACTGCTGCCTGACTGAGTTTATCGCATTCCAGCCCCACACCAGAAAGCTGAGATGTATTGACATTGGTTTGGCCGGTAGTGGTATGTCCAAAACGCAGGATGATCCATGTCCCTGCAGGGACTTCCCATGTTAACAGGCCATCAGCATTCATCTTGTCCGTAAGGTCAATCACATTTTTAAGTGAGACTGCAGCTGAATCAGGCAATGCCAGAACAGCTATATCGCGATAATAATTCCATTTTGGATCTACATCTGGCTGTTTGATCATTATGGGCTGCTTTTCTGGTCCGGTTACTTTATCTTCGGTCCAAACCAACTTTTGCATCGAGTCTTCTACTCTGACGTAAGGAGCAGCACTTGAAGACCATCCTGGACAATTATGCGTTCCATAGGTTAATCCAAGCCTGGCACACTCATCAATGGAGAAACGCATCAGTTCTTGCCATTTCTCATTACCAATCTGAACGCTTGGATCGTCGGCCAAGGCTTGATTTTCTCCTCCTACCTGAAAGTTGTAAACTCCGGCAATACCAAGCTTTTTGAATGCTTCGAGGTCGGCGGTGATACCCTCTTTACTAACAACTCCGTTCATCCATTGCCATATCATGTGAGGCGATGGGCCGTTGGTGGCTTTAAAATTCAACTCTAATTGGTTCTCTTGTTCACAAGAGTAAAAGAGTTGTGAAACAGAGAATAACGTCAGGGCTATTATCCATATTTTTGAGTGCTTCATGTTGCTTTATTTTACGATATGCAGTAATCGTTGTGTATTTTGTTATTTAACCTTGATAAACACCTCCTCAACAGGTAGACTTGCCGTTGATAATTTAACTTTTAGCTCTCCCGCTAACTGGCTTGACTGAACGGTAACAAGGGCTTTCCCAAAATAGGGAGATATCGTATTTCCATTGAAAGAGAGACGTCTGAGATCGCCATTGTCGAGTGCCAACAATCTGCCGTTTCCAGTAATTTCAACCGCTATTTTCTCATCGTAATCTGGTAGCACCACACCATCTTTGTCAACTATTTTTAGTGTGATATGAGCCAAATCCTGACCATCAGCATTAATCGAAGTTTGGTCTACTGACCATTCAATTTTTGCTGCTTCACCAGCAGTCTTCAGTTGACTATCCGTTACCTCTTCTCCATTTTTATAACCGGTCGCCTCAATCCGTCCTTTTTCATACGGCACAAACCACTCAATGGTGTTATTTGGGAAATCTGTTCTTTTCTTAATACCCAGTGATTTTCCATTAAGCTTTAATTTAACACTATCGCAGTTGGTTGTGGTAACAACTTTAATAACATGACCTTCGTACTGAGGGAAGTTCCAGTGAGCAGCTAAAAAAGGCCAACTCCAATGTGGTTTTCCCGGATCAATATCCAAGGCCTGATCTGCTACTGCTATAGTCACCAATGGTTCATCGTTCCATACCGACCGGTGAAATGCTGCTGATGGTTTCTCAAACATGCAGACATCAAACGGACAGGTAACCCATCCTGTACTTGGCCATCCTGTACTTTCACCAAGATAATCAACGCCTGCCCAGATAAACTGTCCGAAAACAAAATCGTTATTAGCAACATCGTACCATGGGTTTACAGGATAGAAAGCCTTGTATTCAGTGTCCTTACCTCTGTAGAACGGGTAAGCTTCGGAGATGTACATAATTCTTTCAGGGTAGTTTTTCTTCTCTTCATGCAACCATTGTTCCTGATAATTGTATCCAACAACGTCAAGCGACTCTGCAAATCCGTTTTTATTATATCGTCTCTGTTTATCGGGTTGTAATGCTACTGTAACTATGCGGCTTGGCTCTATCTTATGCACATGGTCTCTTAACATTTTGGCACGTTTTGTTCCTTCGCCTTCCATGTCGAACTGCTCCCATGTTTCGTTGCCAATACTCCAAAGCACAATCGAAGGGTGATTGCGGTCTCTTAAAACCATGGCTTCAAGATCTCTTTCCCACCATTCGTCAAAATATTTTGTGTAATACATCCCTTTCCATTTGTCGAATGCTTCATCAATAACAACAAAGCCCAGACTATCGCACATGTTAAGAAACTCTATTGTAGGTGGATTATGGGAGCATCGTATTGCGTTTACACCATATTCCTTTAATATTTTCAAGCGACGCAAGAACGATTTTTCTGGAATTGCCACACCTAATGCTCCTGCATCAGGATGAAGATTTACGCCTTTCATTTTAAGATTTTTACCATTCAGGAAGAAACCATTATTGGCATCAAACCTAATTGTTCTGACACCAAAAGGCGTTGTATATTCATCAACAGAAATGCCATTAACTTTTACAATTGTCTCCATTGTATACAGGTAAGGCTCCTCAATAGACCATAGCTTAGGATTGGTTATATGAACTGTTTGAGCAAGATTGCTTTGAGCAGACTTTGCAATTGTAACTTTAGACTCGTTTTCTGCTACTAAATAGCCGTGCTTATCTATAACCCTATTCGAGACTAAGGCTTCAATATCCGTTTTTTGATTATTCTCTAAGGAGGTAACAATATTAACCTCACATTTCTTTTCTGTAATTTTAGGAGTGGTGATATAGGTTCCCCATGTTGAAACATGCGTAAGGTTTGTCACTTTTAACCATACATGGCGGTAAATACCGGAACCAGAGTACCATCGCGATGACGGACTGTCGCTATGATCAACTCTAACGGCAATAGTATTTTCTTTTCCATACTTTAAAAATGGCGTTAAATCGTATTCAAAAGTCGTATATCCATAAGGATGAAAACCTAAATGCTTTCCATTTATATAGACATCACTTTGATGATAAACCCCATCAAATTGAATTGTTACTTTCTTATTCTTGTACGATACGGGTACATCAAAAGCCTTTCGATACCAACCAATTCCTCCAGGTAAAAATCCGTTAGCCTCCCCATTCTCTTTTGCCACTGGTTGTTTGATGCTCCAGTCGTGGGGTAATTGAACTGTTTGCCAATTGTCATCATTGTATTTATATTTACTGGCATCGGAAATATCTTCAAGAATAAATTTCCAGTTAAAATCAAAATTTATTTTTTCTCTTATGTTTTGTGCCTGTATAAGCACTGAAATCATCGAAAAGAGCGTGATGTAAATAATTTTATTCATTTGTATTGTTGATTATGTGTTTTACGATTTATTCTTATTGAAAGTATTTAGCCTCATTATACCTTCCGCAAACCCAATGACGTAACTATCTTTATCACCGCCACATCAAAGAGAAACGACCACTCAATAAAGATCATCTTTTAGAGCTACTTTATCTGAATTTGATCGATAACAACGCCTTCATCCAATGCCCTAATACGCAGGCTTTGTTCTCCTTTTTTGGCAATGGGGTAACGCGTATGACGAATAGCCTGGTTACGAAGCACGTTCAGTTTCCACTCTTCGCTACGGCCTTTTGTTTTGTAATCGACAACTGTTTCTTCGCCGTTATTTAACGAAATAGCGTAGCGAATCCCATCACGATTAACCGGATGATTAGGAGCCAATGCCAGCTCAACATCTATTGTATCCGAGTTCTGTAATTCAAATAGATAAGTAACACTGCTGCCTTTTCCCAGATGAACTGCGCCGCGTTGATAACCCAATCCATATTGTAACGGTTTTTGACCATCGAAATGCTTGTAATCTTTCCCGTTAAACAGATATAACAGTTCTGCATCGTCCGGCAATTTATTTTTCACTGTTTTATGTTCCACTATATCAAAAACAGCAAGCTCTCTGGGGCGGAAATCCATTATACGATTCCACTTTCTGTTATTCAATGTATTATACGTTTCGGTTAATGAAACAATACGGTCATAGGCATCATCACTCAATTGCCAATCGGCTAGACCATGTCGGGCTAACTGACCATATAAGTGTTTTTTATTCATATCGGCAGCTCCACAAACGGGGTATTCAATAAGCTGAAACCAGGCACTCTTCAGTTGGGTGGGAATTTTAGAAGCCATGTTTTGTACCTTTTCGGAAATAGCTTCATATTCTTTTATTCGTGTCTTAATATACGATTCGCTCCATGGTAAGTCAGATACAATCTTGTATTTTGGATCTTTCTCTTCCGTGCGTGTATTCCCCATGAAATCAGGCTTTCGAATATAAGCCAGTCGGTAATATTCGTTCATTATATCCTCAAGCTCTTGCGCACGCTCTTCTCCAAACTCACGCTCTAACCAGGTTTGCAAATGGGAATCCAAACCTTTCATTCCAGGCTCAATAGAGTTGATATCCCAGGCCATATCCATAAACATTTCAATTAAATATTCTGCCGGTTTTATGTCTCCCACATTCAGCATCCACATGTCCCTAATATCTTTATCGTAAGCCATTTTCATTTGCGTATATACTTGTGCTGGATGAGTGGTTGCCAGCCATAAGTAGTCATGTGGTCGGCCCCAGTAAGAAACGTGATAATAGACCCCATTACCACCTTTTCGAGCACGCTCTGCACTATCGGGGAAATGACGGATATAACCATAATTGTCATCCGTCCACATCAATGTTACGTCTTCAGGTACCTCAAGTCCCATTTTATAAGCTTCAAGCACCTCTTTGTATGGAATAAAAACCTGGGAGATTTCCTCCAGGTTCGGATTAACAATCCGGGCAAGCATTTCGCGCTGATCATTAATAATTCTGGTTAGTGCTTCTTTTTGCTCAAGAGGTGTTCTGGCTCCTTCCATTCTGCCATCGTGGATACCACGCATTCCAAGCGTATAAATATTATCGGAGTTGGCCAGTTGTGTCACACGCTGTTCCCAGAATTTCAATACATTATCACGATTGCTGATATAATTATAACTGCCTTCACCAACAATTTCCCATTCTGCATTTGCATTACAAACCATCGGCTCACAGTGTGAAGTCCCCACAAAAATGCCATACTTATCGGCCATTTCTTTATTGCCGGGTGTTTGATAAAAAGCAACTGTGCAGGAATGCATGGCAGGCCAGAAGGTGTTAGCTCGTAAACGCAGGAGAAGTTCAAATATCCGGGCGTGAGTTTTGGGTCCAATTTGCCCTTTAATGTCAGACGGTTCATAGGTTTGATAGCTCCATGGTGTTAATCCCCAATCTTCATCATTAATAAAAATTCCGCGACGGGCAACCGAAGGATATTGAATATCTTTATAACCATCCTCTAACTCCATTAATTCCTTTTTATTCACTGGTGAGTCAGCCCACCAAACCCAGGGCGAAATACCAATTTTACGTGATATTTCCAGAATTCCATACGCCGTACCCCGTTTATCGCTTCCTAGCACCACCAGTTTGTTGCCGATAACTTTGATTAAAAAGGCCTCCTCGTGTTCTTTTATTGATTGGATATCAGTCGCCCCTACCATCGATTCAACTGTGGAATTAAGACCAAGCGTTCCAATATAAATATTGCCGTTTTGAGTTGATGTCTGTATAGATGCACCGAAAACACTGTTATAGTCCTGTTTAAACATTTCCAATGCTGTGCGAACAACCTGTTCTTCGTTATTATCGATAACTACTTTAACTGTTTTTCCTGACTTAAACGACACATTCGCCCACATAGTAATTGGGAGCATTAATGTCACTAGAAAATATAAAATTCTATTTTTCATCATTGCTGTTTATTCCTTTACAAAATCATTTGCTTCTCAGTTCAATTTCTGTAGTTGGAAGTTCATTGGATGAAACTATTAATTTTATTTTACCAGCTTCTTTTCCACTTCTGACCACAACCATTGCCCTACCTCTAAAAAGGTTTGGTTCCAATGAACCAAAACTTTTCATATCAGTTGGTGAAGCGTTACCTGAGCCTATTATTTGTCCCACTCCATGGCAGTTAATCTTGATTCCTCGGTTATCATTAAGAATAACATTCCCGTTAGCGTCGACCAGTTCAATAGACACATACGATAAGTCCTGACCATCGGCTCGCAATTGTATCCTGTCAGCCATCAAATTAATAGCAGCAGGCTTGCCCACTGTTTCAAGTTGTGTTTCAGCCACCTGCTTTTCCCCACTTATAGCGATCGCTTTCAGTTTTCCAGATTGATATGGAACTTCAAATGTTGCCTTATACTTATCGTCAGTCGCTTTTTCGCCAATAAATTTATCATTCAAGTAAATCTTCACTTTAGGCAAGCGGGAATATACGTTCACGTTCAGCGTTTTTCCTTCCAACCCTGGAAATGTCCATGAAAGAGACTCCTCGGGCCAGCCCCAGAAGCTCACCTTCCGGATTTTTCCCTCAGCTACAGGCGCCTCAACTGCCATTATGATATCTCTTTCGCCCCACAATACGTCACGATAGTAGGATTGAGGTTTTTTAAAGCCAATTAGATCTAGATCGCCACACCAGGCGTTAAACCAAGGCCATCCCTGAAACTGATGCACATTCTCTTCCGGATCAACATCAATAGTACTTCCCAAGCCGGATTCTCCCAAATAATCCATGGCTGTCCATATAAAATCACCAATAACATAAGGAAGCTCCTTTACCTTATCCCAGTTTTGAGCTGCTTCAGTTGCAACACTTTCGCTGCTGTACATTACCCGGCCAGGCCATTTTTCATGCTCTTCTTCAAAAAAGCGCCACATATAGTTGTAACCAGAAATGTCAAGATTAACGAGGGCGTTATCAAGCGGTAACATAGCTGACCGATCTTTATTCCAATATTTATTAACTCCTGCCGTAACAGGACGGGAATTATCATACTTTCTTATTTCGTCTTTAAGGAATTTGGCTGTTTCACGTCCTTTCTCTGTAATACGCTCGCTAATTTCGTTACCTATACTCCACATGATTACAGATGGATGATTGCGATCCCTTAATACAAGATTCTTAATGTCTTTAGCGCTCCATGCTTCAAAATACTGATGGTAATCATCCGGATTCTTTTTATCATTCCATTGATCAAACGCTTCGTTAATTACAATCATCCCTAAACGATCACATGCATTCATAAAACTTTCAGACATGGGATTATGTGCGGTTCGTACCGCATTGAACCCATTCTTCTTAAGTAGTTCGATTTTACGTTCTTCTGCTCGATCAAATGCCTTTGCTCCAAGCAGGCCATTGGCGTGATGCACACAACCACCTTTTAGTAGCATAGTATTTCCATTCAGTTCAAAACCTTTATCAACTGAAAATTTAATCGTGCGAATACCAAATGGAATGATAATTTGGTCAATTATCTCTGATTCTTTCTTAAGTGTAATTTTTGCTTCGTAAAGATTAGGGGTTGCCGGTGACCATAAAACCGGATTTTTTATTTCAAAATTAAAGAACAACTCCTGCTTTTCTGAATTTTCAATTGAGATATTTTTAGTTGCTTCTGATGCACGTTTACCTATCTTTGAGAAAAACTCGACACTTACATCGTAATTTCCTGTAAAGTTGGCACCATTGATAATCGTTGTTGAAACGGCCATATGCGCCGTGTCTTCTACAATACTTTTTGTAG contains:
- a CDS encoding glycosyl hydrolase; protein product: MNFKATNGPSPHMIWQWMNGVVSKEGITADLEAFKKLGIAGVYNFQVGGENQALADDPSVQIGNEKWQELMRFSIDECARLGLTYGTHNCPGWSSSAAPYVRVEDSMQKLVWTEDKVTGPEKQPIMIKQPDVDPKWNYYRDIAVLALPDSAAVSLKNVIDLTDKMNADGLLTWEVPAGTWIILRFGHTTTGQTNVNTSQLSGVGLECDKLSQAAVKKYWSGYPTQLIELAGKNAGTTFTQIEIDSYEAGSQDWTPEMLIDFKKLRGYDLLKWMPVLAGKTIESKSLSNRFKYDWKKTISDLFADNYYQYMDKLARETPGMNLLVEPYTGPFDTQSCSGGESQLACEFWTRPNWGWNTVQPVASAAHTLGKQVVYAEAFTCWPLSAWQDGPYELKAAGDRAFCQGVNQLMLHAAAQNPWPNVTPGMTFGKWGTQFSPGQTWWNHGGKEWIDYLTRCQLMLQRGLFVGDICYLHLLGDKTNIRPIGYAGDECGERAFLSRMTFENGKLRMPDGMSYSVLVLPESNRITEPIARKIRQLVKEGAIVIGPKPENSIELGNYPSNDKNINEIAEEVWGKCDGLVVTENRFGNGKVFWGISLVDVLSEIDIQPDIKLSDDEGIKWIHRRENDTDIYFISNQNDQAVEVTASFRVAGRRPELWHADSGSIENAPHWMKRDKRTDVLLNLDPRGSVFVVFRNATDEEGPGLQKSPSPKPRVLDVEGPWEVRFADGWGAPDSFVVDELISWPESKYAGIKYFSGTAAYVKEIEIPASFCSSNAIIRLDLGSVKNIAEVFVNAESCGTLWKPPFRVDISRAIKPGSNHLEVHITNLWPNRMIGDEQEPDDAEWGEPFQYPYAPGNPIIGRMLKSVPAWLAEGKPRPSKGRYAFVSFKFFNKDSKLLPSGLLGPVTLESIDLSN
- a CDS encoding glycoside hydrolase family 2 TIM barrel-domain containing protein; this translates as MNKIIYITLFSMISVLIQAQNIREKINFDFNWKFILEDISDASKYKYNDDNWQTVQLPHDWSIKQPVAKENGEANGFLPGGIGWYRKAFDVPVSYKNKKVTIQFDGVYHQSDVYINGKHLGFHPYGYTTFEYDLTPFLKYGKENTIAVRVDHSDSPSSRWYSGSGIYRHVWLKVTNLTHVSTWGTYITTPKITEKKCEVNIVTSLENNQKTDIEALVSNRVIDKHGYLVAENESKVTIAKSAQSNLAQTVHITNPKLWSIEEPYLYTMETIVKVNGISVDEYTTPFGVRTIRFDANNGFFLNGKNLKMKGVNLHPDAGALGVAIPEKSFLRRLKILKEYGVNAIRCSHNPPTIEFLNMCDSLGFVVIDEAFDKWKGMYYTKYFDEWWERDLEAMVLRDRNHPSIVLWSIGNETWEQFDMEGEGTKRAKMLRDHVHKIEPSRIVTVALQPDKQRRYNKNGFAESLDVVGYNYQEQWLHEEKKNYPERIMYISEAYPFYRGKDTEYKAFYPVNPWYDVANNDFVFGQFIWAGVDYLGESTGWPSTGWVTCPFDVCMFEKPSAAFHRSVWNDEPLVTIAVADQALDIDPGKPHWSWPFLAAHWNFPQYEGHVIKVVTTTNCDSVKLKLNGKSLGIKKRTDFPNNTIEWFVPYEKGRIEATGYKNGEEVTDSQLKTAGEAAKIEWSVDQTSINADGQDLAHITLKIVDKDGVVLPDYDEKIAVEITGNGRLLALDNGDLRRLSFNGNTISPYFGKALVTVQSSQLAGELKVKLSTASLPVEEVFIKVK
- a CDS encoding glycosyl hydrolase 115 family protein yields the protein MMKNRILYFLVTLMLPITMWANVSFKSGKTVKVVIDNNEEQVVRTALEMFKQDYNSVFGASIQTSTQNGNIYIGTLGLNSTVESMVGATDIQSIKEHEEAFLIKVIGNKLVVLGSDKRGTAYGILEISRKIGISPWVWWADSPVNKKELMELEDGYKDIQYPSVARRGIFINDEDWGLTPWSYQTYEPSDIKGQIGPKTHARIFELLLRLRANTFWPAMHSCTVAFYQTPGNKEMADKYGIFVGTSHCEPMVCNANAEWEIVGEGSYNYISNRDNVLKFWEQRVTQLANSDNIYTLGMRGIHDGRMEGARTPLEQKEALTRIINDQREMLARIVNPNLEEISQVFIPYKEVLEAYKMGLEVPEDVTLMWTDDNYGYIRHFPDSAERARKGGNGVYYHVSYWGRPHDYLWLATTHPAQVYTQMKMAYDKDIRDMWMLNVGDIKPAEYLIEMFMDMAWDINSIEPGMKGLDSHLQTWLEREFGEERAQELEDIMNEYYRLAYIRKPDFMGNTRTEEKDPKYKIVSDLPWSESYIKTRIKEYEAISEKVQNMASKIPTQLKSAWFQLIEYPVCGAADMNKKHLYGQLARHGLADWQLSDDAYDRIVSLTETYNTLNNRKWNRIMDFRPRELAVFDIVEHKTVKNKLPDDAELLYLFNGKDYKHFDGQKPLQYGLGYQRGAVHLGKGSSVTYLFELQNSDTIDVELALAPNHPVNRDGIRYAISLNNGEETVVDYKTKGRSEEWKLNVLRNQAIRHTRYPIAKKGEQSLRIRALDEGVVIDQIQIK
- a CDS encoding glycoside hydrolase family 2 TIM barrel-domain containing protein, with the protein product MKKYLLFILITLCGVGTIQAAKFNRKVLFDNDWRFSLGSQTGAENPDFDDSGWRIIDLPHDWSIESLKNQFPDSIVGPFSKASIGGFATGQTVGGEGWYRKTFIIPKEKAGKRYELYFEGIYNQSEVWINGQKANINVYGYSSFRFDITQYCNPAGQKNTIAVKVLNEGENSRWYSGSGIYRHVWMITTEPIYIREWSTFITTKSIVEDTAHMAVSTTIINGANFTGNYDVSVEFFSKIGKRASEATKNISIENSEKQELFFNFEIKNPVLWSPATPNLYEAKITLKKESEIIDQIIIPFGIRTIKFSVDKGFELNGNTMLLKGGCVHHANGLLGAKAFDRAEERKIELLKKNGFNAVRTAHNPMSESFMNACDRLGMIVINEAFDQWNDKKNPDDYHQYFEAWSAKDIKNLVLRDRNHPSVIMWSIGNEISERITEKGRETAKFLKDEIRKYDNSRPVTAGVNKYWNKDRSAMLPLDNALVNLDISGYNYMWRFFEEEHEKWPGRVMYSSESVATEAAQNWDKVKELPYVIGDFIWTAMDYLGESGLGSTIDVDPEENVHQFQGWPWFNAWCGDLDLIGFKKPQSYYRDVLWGERDIIMAVEAPVAEGKIRKVSFWGWPEESLSWTFPGLEGKTLNVNVYSRLPKVKIYLNDKFIGEKATDDKYKATFEVPYQSGKLKAIAISGEKQVAETQLETVGKPAAINLMADRIQLRADGQDLSYVSIELVDANGNVILNDNRGIKINCHGVGQIIGSGNASPTDMKSFGSLEPNLFRGRAMVVVRSGKEAGKIKLIVSSNELPTTEIELRSK